In Thermoanaerobacterium xylanolyticum LX-11, the genomic window ATGGCCAAACATTTAAAGGTAAATTTATTTTCACAAATTTATCTATCAATTCTTTATCAATATTTGAAGCATTCTCTAAATGATAAGTAGCTATGAACTCGGCATTTATCTCTAATATTTCTATATCCTCTTTAACTCCCTTTACATTAAAACTTGCTTTACAATCGAAATTATCTCCTCGTAATTCACCTAATTCAAAATTATGATTAAAATTAACATTTATTCCCTGTAGTAATTTCTTATGATCACTCGTTCTTATACAATTT contains:
- a CDS encoding protein-export chaperone SecB, whose translation is MEDNYKEMIKNIELVNIYLSKLNCIRTSDHKKLLQGINVNFNHNFELGELRGDNFDCKASFNVKGVKEDIEILEINAEFIATYHLENASNIDKELIDKFVKINLPLNVWPYGRELISSMTVRMGLPPLILSTYKIV